From a region of the Geothrix sp. 21YS21S-2 genome:
- the ltrA gene encoding group II intron reverse transcriptase/maturase has translation MTSNSVSTKQQRIAELARIHPEVAFTSLAYHMDLDWMKEAFGRTRKDGATGVDGVTGKEYGENLESNLQSLLNRAKNGDTYKAPPVRRTYIPKGDGSQRPLGIPAFEDKVLQRAVVMVMEPLYEQDFLDCSYGFRPGRSAHMALEAIWQGLMDMGGGWVLDVDIRKYFDTLDHGKLREILDLRMKDGVLRRLIGKWLNAGVLEKGCITHPETGSPQGGVVSPMLANIYLHEVLDVWFEREVKPRLRGRAFLVRYADDFVMGFAQEEDAKRVMEVLPKRFERYGLTIHPDKTRLVEFWKPREPRDPNGGPGHFDFLGFTHYWATAKNGRWVVKRKTAKSRMSRALTKIGEWMAKHRHLPVREQWRTINQKLVGHFRYYGITGNSRALAHFRYEVGRRWRGWLNRRSQRARMTWDRMNKLLARFPLAPAISYASKLRPQRP, from the coding sequence ATGACATCCAACAGCGTCTCCACGAAACAACAACGGATCGCAGAACTGGCCAGGATCCACCCGGAGGTGGCTTTCACCTCCTTGGCCTACCACATGGACCTGGACTGGATGAAGGAAGCCTTCGGGCGCACCCGCAAGGATGGGGCGACCGGGGTGGACGGCGTGACGGGCAAGGAATACGGGGAAAACCTGGAGTCCAACCTCCAGAGCCTCCTGAACCGGGCTAAGAACGGCGACACCTACAAGGCCCCTCCAGTCCGGAGAACCTACATCCCGAAAGGGGATGGCAGCCAACGCCCCCTGGGCATTCCCGCCTTCGAAGACAAGGTCCTGCAAAGGGCCGTGGTGATGGTGATGGAACCGCTCTATGAGCAGGACTTCCTGGACTGCTCCTACGGGTTCAGGCCCGGGCGCTCCGCGCACATGGCGCTGGAGGCGATTTGGCAGGGGTTGATGGACATGGGGGGAGGCTGGGTGCTTGACGTGGATATCCGTAAGTATTTCGATACTTTGGACCACGGGAAGCTGCGGGAAATCCTTGACCTGCGGATGAAGGACGGCGTTCTGAGGCGCCTGATCGGCAAATGGCTCAACGCGGGCGTGCTGGAGAAAGGATGCATCACGCACCCGGAAACCGGCTCGCCCCAGGGCGGGGTGGTCAGTCCGATGCTCGCCAACATCTACCTCCACGAGGTGCTGGACGTGTGGTTTGAAAGGGAGGTCAAGCCCCGACTCCGGGGTCGGGCCTTCCTGGTGCGCTACGCGGACGACTTCGTGATGGGCTTTGCCCAGGAGGAGGATGCCAAGCGGGTTATGGAAGTCCTGCCCAAGCGGTTCGAGCGGTATGGCCTGACGATCCACCCGGATAAGACCCGGCTGGTGGAGTTCTGGAAGCCGAGGGAGCCCAGGGACCCCAATGGGGGACCAGGCCACTTCGACTTCCTGGGATTCACCCACTACTGGGCCACGGCCAAGAACGGCCGGTGGGTGGTGAAGCGGAAGACCGCGAAGAGCCGGATGAGTCGGGCGCTCACGAAGATCGGGGAGTGGATGGCCAAACACCGCCACCTCCCGGTGCGCGAGCAATGGCGGACGATCAACCAGAAACTGGTCGGTCACTTCAGGTATTACGGGATCACGGGGAACTCCAGGGCCCTGGCGCACTTCCGCTATGAAGTTGGGCGAAGGTGGCGTGGATGGCTCAACCGGAGGTCCCAGCGGGCCCGCATGACCTGGGATCGCATGAACAAGCTTCTGGCTCGGTTCCCACTGGCCCCAGCCATCAGTTACGCATCGAAACTACGTCCTCAGCGACCGTGA
- the glpK gene encoding glycerol kinase GlpK: MACILALDQGTTSSRALLFDEGGAVLGVAQKEFTQFFPEPGRVEHDALEIWASQLDVAREVLARAGNPDVAAIGITNQRETTVLWDRATGVPLAKAIVWQDRRTAGICEELKAQGLAHFFQERTGLVLDAYFSGTKLQWLLDTVPGARERAGRGELAFGTVDTWLTWKLTGAHVTDPSNASRTLLFNIHTGAWDEELLAVLRIPREVLPRVVDSSGVVGTTSLLGGSIPVAGIAGDQQAATFGQACLAPGMAKNTYGTGCFLLLNTGDRPTTSRNRLLTTTLWKLGDRTSYALEGSVFMAGAAVQWLRDGLGIIASSAEVEPLARSVPGNGGVYHVPAFVGLGAPWWDAGARGAFFGLTRGSGRGHIARAVLESIAYQTADVIGAMEADSGIRLTELRVDGGASRNDLLMQFQADILDVAVVRPQVTETTALGAAYLAGLAVGFWKDSGQISENWRPGARFEPAMAAAERSALLGEWRKAVERTRGWES; this comes from the coding sequence ATGGCCTGCATCCTCGCCCTGGACCAGGGCACCACCAGCAGCCGCGCGCTCCTCTTCGACGAGGGGGGCGCGGTGCTGGGGGTGGCCCAGAAGGAATTCACGCAGTTCTTCCCCGAACCCGGCCGGGTCGAGCACGACGCCCTGGAGATCTGGGCCTCGCAGCTTGACGTGGCCCGGGAGGTCCTGGCCCGGGCCGGGAATCCGGACGTCGCCGCCATCGGCATCACCAACCAGCGGGAGACCACGGTCCTGTGGGACCGGGCCACGGGGGTGCCCCTGGCGAAGGCCATCGTCTGGCAGGACCGGCGCACCGCCGGCATCTGCGAGGAGCTGAAGGCCCAGGGCCTCGCCCACTTCTTCCAGGAGCGCACGGGCCTCGTGCTGGACGCCTATTTCTCCGGCACGAAGCTCCAGTGGCTGCTGGACACGGTCCCCGGCGCCCGGGAGCGGGCCGGACGGGGTGAGCTGGCCTTCGGCACCGTCGACACCTGGCTCACCTGGAAGCTCACCGGCGCCCACGTCACCGATCCCAGCAACGCGTCCCGCACCCTCCTCTTCAACATCCACACCGGCGCCTGGGACGAGGAGCTCCTGGCGGTCCTGCGGATCCCCCGGGAGGTGCTGCCCCGGGTCGTGGACTCCAGCGGCGTCGTGGGCACCACCAGCCTCCTGGGAGGCTCCATCCCCGTGGCCGGCATCGCCGGGGACCAGCAGGCCGCCACCTTCGGCCAGGCCTGCCTGGCGCCCGGCATGGCCAAGAACACCTACGGCACCGGCTGCTTCCTCCTCCTCAACACCGGCGACCGCCCCACCACCAGCCGGAACCGCCTGCTCACCACCACCCTCTGGAAGCTGGGGGACCGCACGTCCTACGCCCTGGAAGGCAGCGTCTTCATGGCCGGGGCCGCCGTGCAGTGGCTGCGGGACGGCCTGGGGATCATCGCCTCGTCGGCCGAGGTGGAGCCCCTGGCGCGCAGCGTGCCCGGCAACGGCGGCGTCTACCACGTGCCCGCCTTCGTCGGTCTGGGCGCGCCCTGGTGGGACGCCGGCGCCCGGGGGGCCTTCTTCGGGCTGACCCGCGGCAGCGGCCGGGGACACATCGCCCGGGCCGTGCTCGAGTCCATCGCCTACCAGACCGCCGACGTCATCGGCGCCATGGAGGCGGATTCCGGCATCCGGCTCACGGAGCTGAGGGTGGACGGCGGAGCTTCGCGCAACGACCTGCTCATGCAGTTCCAGGCCGACATCCTCGACGTGGCCGTGGTGCGGCCCCAGGTCACCGAGACCACCGCCCTGGGCGCGGCCTACCTGGCCGGCCTCGCCGTGGGCTTCTGGAAGGACTCCGGCCAGATCTCGGAGAACTGGCGTCCAGGGGCCCGTTTCGAACCGGCCATGGCCGCCGCGGAGCGCTCGGCCCTCCTGGGCGAGTGGCGCAAGGCCGTGGAGCGCACCCGGGGCTGGGAGTCCTAG
- the acs gene encoding acetate--CoA ligase, translating into MAQLPEGESHPSHEMYPPSEAMKGRAHLGSMAEYQKMYDRSIQDPEGFWEEQARKEIDWFHPFGKVREFDWEWGQAQWFLNGRLNVCHNCVDRHASTRGSQTAIIWESDTPGEGRSIDYRELQREVCRLANVLRHHGIKKGDRVAIYMPMIPEAAYAMLACARIGAVHNVVFAGFSAESLRDRINDARCKAVITADEGLRGGKIIPLKRTVDEAVMACPTVKFVFIAQRTGNKIPFYPQRDVWLRPAMDNERPFCPIEHMDSEDTLFLLYTSGSTGKPKGVAHTTGGYLLHAALSHRYVFDYHPGDVYACVADIGWITGHTYVLYGPLCNGATTVLFESIPNFPDAGRYWDMVERLGITQFYTSPTAIRAVAREGRTFVDKYDRSSLRILGSVGEPINPEAWRWYYEVVGESRCPVVDTWWQTETGGIMISPMPGCTPLKPGSATLPFFGVDPVVLDETGKEILGNGVSGLLAIRSPWPGMARTIQSDHQRFVQTYLRPFLGYYITGDGCRRDEDGYYWITGRVDDVINVSGHRMGTAEVESALVTHPACAEAAVVGYPHDIKGQGIFAYVILTAGWEESQELIGELKNEVRHHIGPFATPDIICITPGLPKTRSGKIMRRILRKIASEEYAELGDITTLADPTVVEDLIVKRKSL; encoded by the coding sequence ATGGCTCAGCTCCCCGAAGGCGAGTCCCATCCCTCCCATGAGATGTATCCCCCGTCCGAGGCCATGAAGGGGCGCGCCCACCTCGGATCGATGGCCGAGTACCAGAAGATGTACGACCGCAGCATCCAGGATCCCGAAGGCTTCTGGGAGGAGCAGGCCCGCAAGGAGATCGACTGGTTCCATCCCTTCGGCAAGGTCCGGGAGTTCGACTGGGAGTGGGGCCAGGCCCAGTGGTTCCTCAACGGCCGGCTCAACGTGTGCCACAACTGCGTGGACCGCCACGCCTCCACCCGCGGGTCCCAGACGGCCATCATCTGGGAGTCCGACACCCCGGGCGAGGGCCGCAGCATCGACTACCGCGAACTGCAGCGCGAGGTGTGCCGGCTGGCCAACGTCCTTCGCCACCACGGCATCAAGAAGGGCGACCGGGTCGCGATCTACATGCCCATGATCCCCGAGGCGGCCTACGCCATGCTGGCCTGCGCCCGCATCGGGGCCGTGCACAACGTGGTATTCGCCGGGTTCTCCGCGGAGAGCCTGCGCGACCGCATCAACGACGCCCGCTGCAAGGCCGTCATCACCGCCGACGAGGGCCTGCGGGGCGGCAAGATCATCCCCCTCAAGCGCACGGTGGACGAGGCCGTCATGGCCTGCCCCACGGTGAAGTTCGTCTTCATCGCCCAGCGCACCGGCAACAAGATCCCCTTCTACCCCCAGCGCGACGTGTGGCTCCGGCCCGCCATGGACAACGAGCGGCCCTTCTGCCCCATCGAGCACATGGACAGCGAGGACACGCTCTTCCTCCTCTACACCTCCGGCAGCACCGGCAAGCCCAAGGGGGTGGCCCACACCACGGGCGGCTACCTCCTGCACGCCGCGCTCTCCCACCGGTACGTCTTCGACTACCACCCCGGCGACGTCTACGCCTGCGTGGCCGACATCGGCTGGATCACGGGGCACACCTACGTGCTCTACGGCCCCCTGTGCAACGGGGCCACGACGGTGCTCTTCGAGTCCATCCCCAACTTCCCCGACGCGGGCCGGTACTGGGACATGGTGGAGCGCCTGGGCATCACCCAGTTCTACACGTCCCCCACCGCCATCCGCGCCGTGGCGCGCGAGGGCAGGACCTTCGTGGACAAGTACGACCGGTCCAGCCTGCGCATCCTGGGCAGCGTGGGCGAGCCCATCAACCCCGAGGCCTGGCGCTGGTACTACGAGGTGGTCGGCGAGAGCCGCTGCCCGGTGGTGGACACCTGGTGGCAGACGGAGACCGGCGGGATCATGATCAGCCCGATGCCGGGGTGCACGCCCCTGAAGCCGGGCTCGGCCACCCTGCCCTTCTTCGGGGTGGACCCGGTGGTCCTCGACGAGACGGGCAAGGAGATCCTGGGCAACGGCGTCTCGGGGCTCCTGGCCATCCGCAGCCCCTGGCCCGGCATGGCCCGCACCATCCAGAGCGATCACCAGCGTTTCGTGCAGACGTACCTGAGGCCCTTCCTGGGCTACTACATCACCGGCGACGGCTGCCGCCGGGACGAGGACGGCTACTACTGGATCACCGGCCGCGTGGACGACGTCATCAACGTCTCCGGCCACCGCATGGGCACCGCCGAGGTGGAGAGCGCCCTGGTGACCCACCCCGCCTGCGCCGAGGCCGCCGTGGTGGGCTACCCCCACGACATCAAGGGCCAGGGCATCTTCGCCTACGTCATCCTCACCGCGGGCTGGGAGGAATCCCAGGAACTCATCGGCGAGCTCAAGAACGAGGTGCGCCACCACATCGGCCCCTTCGCGACCCCCGACATCATCTGCATCACGCCCGGGCTCCCCAAGACCCGGTCCGGCAAGATCATGCGCCGCATCCTGCGCAAGATCGCGTCGGAGGAGTACGCCGAGCTGGGCGACATCACCACCCTGGCCGACCCCACCGTGGTGGAGGACCTCATCGTCAAGCGGAAGTCGCTCTGA
- a CDS encoding S9 family peptidase translates to MKLFRFPLIALALVTAAQVRAAAPVAPTIPHVDVRFGESVSDPYAWLRNKANPEVIRYLEAENAYTETLTAGLKPLRETLYKEMLGRIKQTDLSVPVRRGRFYYYTRTEEGKQYQVHCRKAAGPGMAFDAAAPEEVLLDLNEMAKGLAFLGVADVSVSDDGNLLIYCTDTTGYRQYDLHVKDLREGKVLAPTAQRVTSVEWAADNRTFYFTTEDPVTKRSDTVWRMGLDGKATRLYEEKDELYRVGLYRTKDGKFVIMSVDSTDTWECSYLDAADPKAAFRVLLPREKGHKYAVDHREGLFYLRTNKGALDFRIVTVPVTDPGTRDWKTFVAPRDGVHVEGLELFKGFAVVREKREGLVVFRVLDFATGQWHEITQPEAVYFASGGSTPEYDSVQFRFHYQSQVTPATTFDYHMAKREKTLLKRQEVLGYDPSLYQSERVWATARDGVKVPMSLVYRKGLKRDGKAPMYLYAYGSYGYGSPATFDSNRVSLLDRGVVFALAHIRGGDELGEAWHRDGMLMKKMNTFTDFIDCAQSLVAGKWTSSDRLVIEGGSAGGLLMGAVTNLAPGLFKAVHSAVPFVDVMNTMLDPTLPLTVGEYLEWGNPNEKAAYDYMRSYSPYDNLRKGAYPAILVTSSLNDSQVGFWEPAKYVAKLRTLKTDGNELLLRMKLEPGGHGGASGRYDRLRDKAFEYAWMLGQMGITK, encoded by the coding sequence ATGAAGTTGTTCCGGTTCCCCTTGATCGCGCTGGCGCTCGTGACCGCTGCCCAGGTGAGGGCCGCCGCGCCGGTCGCCCCCACCATCCCCCATGTGGACGTGCGCTTCGGCGAATCCGTTTCCGATCCCTACGCCTGGCTGCGGAACAAGGCGAACCCCGAGGTGATCAGGTACCTGGAGGCGGAGAACGCCTACACGGAAACCCTCACCGCAGGCCTGAAGCCGCTGCGGGAGACCCTCTACAAGGAGATGCTGGGCCGCATCAAGCAGACCGACCTGTCGGTGCCGGTGCGCCGGGGCCGGTTCTACTACTACACCCGCACCGAGGAGGGCAAGCAGTACCAGGTGCACTGCCGCAAGGCCGCGGGCCCCGGCATGGCCTTCGACGCCGCCGCCCCCGAGGAGGTGCTCCTGGACCTCAACGAGATGGCCAAGGGGCTGGCCTTCCTGGGCGTGGCCGACGTCTCCGTGAGCGACGACGGGAACCTGCTCATCTACTGCACCGACACCACCGGCTACCGCCAGTACGACCTCCACGTCAAGGACCTCCGGGAAGGCAAGGTGCTGGCCCCCACCGCCCAGCGGGTCACCTCCGTGGAGTGGGCCGCCGACAACCGCACCTTCTACTTCACCACCGAGGACCCCGTCACCAAGCGCAGCGACACGGTCTGGCGCATGGGTCTGGACGGCAAGGCCACCCGGCTCTACGAGGAGAAGGACGAGCTGTACCGCGTGGGCCTGTACCGCACCAAGGACGGCAAGTTCGTGATCATGAGCGTGGACAGCACCGACACCTGGGAGTGCAGCTACCTGGACGCCGCCGATCCCAAGGCCGCCTTCCGGGTCCTGCTGCCCCGGGAGAAGGGCCACAAGTACGCCGTGGACCACCGGGAGGGCCTCTTCTACCTGCGCACCAACAAGGGCGCGCTGGACTTCAGGATCGTCACCGTCCCCGTGACGGATCCCGGCACCAGGGACTGGAAGACCTTCGTGGCCCCCCGCGACGGCGTGCACGTGGAGGGCCTGGAGCTCTTCAAGGGCTTCGCCGTGGTGCGCGAGAAGCGGGAGGGCCTGGTGGTCTTCCGCGTGCTGGACTTCGCCACCGGGCAGTGGCACGAGATCACGCAGCCCGAGGCGGTCTACTTCGCCTCCGGCGGTTCCACCCCCGAGTACGACTCCGTGCAGTTCCGGTTCCACTACCAGTCCCAGGTGACCCCGGCCACCACGTTCGACTACCACATGGCGAAGCGGGAGAAGACCCTGCTCAAGCGCCAGGAGGTGCTCGGCTACGATCCCTCCCTCTACCAGTCCGAGCGGGTCTGGGCCACCGCGAGGGACGGCGTGAAGGTCCCCATGAGCCTCGTCTACCGCAAGGGTCTCAAGCGCGACGGCAAGGCGCCCATGTACCTGTATGCCTACGGCTCCTACGGCTACGGATCACCCGCGACCTTCGACTCCAACCGCGTCAGCCTCCTGGACCGCGGGGTGGTGTTCGCCCTGGCCCACATCCGCGGCGGCGACGAGCTGGGCGAGGCCTGGCACCGGGACGGCATGCTCATGAAGAAGATGAACACCTTCACGGACTTCATCGACTGCGCCCAGAGCCTGGTGGCCGGGAAGTGGACCTCCAGCGACCGCCTCGTCATCGAGGGCGGCAGCGCCGGCGGGCTCCTCATGGGCGCCGTCACCAACCTGGCCCCGGGCCTCTTCAAGGCCGTGCACTCCGCCGTGCCCTTCGTGGACGTCATGAACACCATGCTCGACCCCACCCTCCCCCTCACCGTGGGCGAGTACCTGGAGTGGGGCAACCCCAACGAGAAGGCCGCCTACGACTACATGCGGTCCTACAGCCCCTACGACAACCTCCGGAAGGGGGCCTACCCCGCCATCCTCGTCACCAGCAGCCTCAACGACAGCCAGGTGGGCTTCTGGGAGCCGGCCAAGTACGTGGCGAAGCTGCGCACCCTGAAGACCGACGGCAACGAGCTGCTGCTCAGGATGAAGCTGGAGCCCGGCGGCCACGGCGGCGCCTCGGGCCGCTACGACCGGCTCCGGGACAAGGCCTTCGAGTACGCCTGGATGCTGGGCCAGATGGGGATCACGAAATAA
- a CDS encoding sigma 54-interacting transcriptional regulator, giving the protein MPKGTLDLAQALKELALVAGRLPQGETFLGAALDALAAIVPYDLAAVLRLEKGRLRVVCARGPLAGEPVRGHTLDLARFPSIGEAMRSGRTRVMDAHDHAEGDGDPYDGVLDLPHGHACMVVPLLGGGRMLGALTFDRATCGTFEPFTVSLATIYGQLIALTWMAQEQSADQRVLLEAENRLLRSEVVGADDAGALMERSLNPAFRQLAGLARQVAASETAVLITGETGTGKEVMARAIHGWSRRSERPFLRLNCAALPEHLVESELFGHTRGAFSGASQARPGRFQVADGGTLLLDEIGDLPLPMQSKLLRVLQEGTFEPLGSDRSVTVDVRILAATNVDLERAVAEGRFRADLYYRLNVFPLRLPPLRERREDILLLAEDWLYRQARRTGQGPWRIPPGDAARLEAHAWTGNVRELINVLERATILAPQGDLDLGAALRSPAAAPLPEPQGEDLQSVERSAILKALRQCSGRVYGAGGAALRLGLKPTTLQSRMKKLGIARTTLIS; this is encoded by the coding sequence ATGCCCAAAGGGACCCTCGATCTGGCCCAGGCCCTGAAGGAGCTGGCCCTGGTGGCGGGGCGGCTGCCCCAGGGGGAGACCTTCCTGGGCGCGGCCCTGGACGCGCTGGCGGCCATCGTGCCCTACGACCTGGCCGCGGTGCTGCGCCTGGAGAAGGGGCGCCTGCGGGTGGTCTGCGCCCGGGGACCCCTGGCGGGGGAGCCGGTGCGCGGCCACACCCTGGACCTGGCGCGCTTCCCCAGCATCGGCGAGGCCATGCGCTCGGGGCGCACCCGGGTCATGGACGCCCACGACCACGCCGAGGGGGACGGCGACCCCTACGACGGCGTGCTGGACCTGCCCCACGGCCACGCCTGCATGGTGGTGCCGCTTCTCGGCGGGGGCCGCATGCTGGGGGCCCTCACGTTCGACCGGGCCACGTGCGGCACCTTCGAGCCCTTCACCGTGAGCCTGGCCACCATCTACGGCCAGCTCATCGCGCTGACCTGGATGGCGCAGGAGCAGAGCGCGGATCAGCGGGTGCTCCTGGAGGCCGAGAACCGCCTCCTGCGCAGCGAGGTGGTGGGGGCCGACGACGCCGGGGCGCTCATGGAGCGCAGCCTGAACCCGGCGTTCCGCCAGCTGGCGGGCCTGGCCCGGCAGGTGGCGGCCTCCGAGACCGCCGTGCTCATCACGGGGGAGACGGGCACCGGCAAGGAAGTGATGGCCCGGGCCATCCACGGGTGGAGCCGGCGCTCTGAGCGCCCCTTCCTGCGCCTGAACTGCGCGGCGCTGCCTGAGCACCTGGTGGAGAGCGAGCTCTTCGGCCACACGCGCGGGGCCTTCAGCGGGGCCAGCCAGGCCCGGCCGGGGCGCTTCCAGGTGGCCGACGGCGGCACGCTGCTCCTGGACGAGATCGGCGACCTGCCGCTGCCCATGCAGTCCAAGCTCCTGCGGGTGCTCCAGGAGGGCACCTTCGAGCCGCTGGGCTCGGACCGCAGCGTGACGGTGGACGTGCGGATCCTGGCCGCCACCAACGTGGACCTGGAGCGGGCCGTGGCCGAGGGCCGCTTCCGGGCCGACCTCTACTACCGCCTCAACGTCTTCCCCCTGCGCCTGCCGCCCCTGCGGGAGCGCCGGGAGGACATCCTCCTGCTGGCCGAGGACTGGCTGTACCGCCAGGCCCGGCGCACCGGCCAGGGCCCCTGGCGCATCCCGCCCGGGGACGCCGCCCGCCTGGAGGCCCATGCCTGGACGGGCAACGTGCGCGAGCTGATCAACGTCCTGGAGCGGGCCACGATCCTCGCTCCCCAGGGGGACCTGGACCTGGGGGCCGCCCTGCGGTCCCCTGCGGCCGCGCCCCTTCCGGAACCCCAGGGGGAGGACCTGCAGAGCGTCGAGCGCAGCGCGATCCTCAAGGCCCTGCGCCAGTGCTCGGGCCGGGTCTACGGGGCCGGGGGCGCGGCCCTGCGGCTGGGGCTCAAGCCCACCACGCTGCAGAGCCGCATGAAGAAGCTGGGGATCGCGCGGACCACCCTTATTTCGTGA
- a CDS encoding rubrerythrin family protein: MTTLKGSKTHANLKAAFAGESQANRRYLYFAKVADIEGYPEVAGNFKETADGETGHAHGHLDYLKAVGDPATDLPIGDTALNLKAAIAGETHEYTDMYPGMAKAAREEGFKEIADWFETLAKAEKSHAGRFQKMLESIS, from the coding sequence ATGACAACGCTCAAGGGCTCCAAGACCCACGCCAACCTGAAGGCCGCCTTCGCGGGCGAGTCCCAGGCCAACCGCCGCTACCTCTACTTCGCCAAGGTCGCCGACATCGAGGGCTACCCCGAAGTGGCGGGCAACTTCAAGGAGACCGCGGACGGCGAGACCGGCCACGCCCACGGCCACCTGGACTACCTCAAGGCCGTCGGCGACCCCGCCACGGACCTCCCCATCGGCGACACCGCCCTGAACCTGAAGGCCGCCATCGCCGGCGAGACGCACGAATACACCGACATGTACCCCGGCATGGCCAAGGCCGCCCGGGAAGAGGGTTTCAAGGAGATCGCCGACTGGTTCGAGACCCTCGCCAAGGCCGAGAAGAGCCACGCGGGCCGCTTCCAGAAGATGCTCGAAAGCATCAGCTAG
- a CDS encoding heterodisulfide reductase-related iron-sulfur binding cluster, whose protein sequence is MSEHAPLDHEKPETTPGHRISYVAGPSTVYDPSDPRYWDEGLLKEEVERAFEICHGCRLCFKYCDSFPGLFSLLDEKRQGDVRALTAEDRDGVMDDCFQCKLCEVQCPYTPREGHEFALDFPRLVHRYQAVRKKKEGFTLRDRVLGDPDLAASLARKSFGLANTMNRVAIHRWFMDKALGVHPQAHLPEFASATFEAWAEKSGKMAAGPGAEVVLFQTCYIQNNDPQIGKDTLEVLEKNGCQAKCVGGLVCCGMPAWEHGDLASLRRQARQNLDVLMPHVEAGSKVVVINPTCAMMLRREYPELLEGEDRERAKKLASAVRDTGEFLWSIRNEERARWEFLSSPGPVSYHAPCHLRAQSVGFKGRDLLKKIPGVSINTVMECCGHDGTYAMKSETFEDSRRIGAKAFAGMKADAAAEVWATECPLAGIQFEQHAGRKALHPMTILARAYRKDGFPNPVEPQ, encoded by the coding sequence ATGTCCGAGCACGCCCCCCTCGACCACGAGAAGCCGGAGACCACCCCGGGCCACCGCATCAGCTACGTGGCCGGGCCGTCCACCGTCTACGACCCCTCCGACCCCCGCTACTGGGACGAGGGGCTGCTCAAGGAGGAGGTGGAGCGCGCCTTCGAGATCTGCCACGGATGCCGCCTCTGCTTCAAGTACTGCGACTCCTTCCCCGGGCTCTTCAGCCTCCTGGACGAAAAGCGCCAGGGCGACGTGCGCGCCCTGACGGCCGAGGACCGGGACGGCGTCATGGACGACTGCTTCCAGTGCAAGCTCTGCGAGGTGCAGTGCCCCTACACCCCCCGGGAGGGCCACGAATTCGCCCTGGACTTCCCCAGGCTGGTGCACCGCTACCAGGCCGTGCGCAAGAAGAAGGAAGGCTTCACCCTCCGGGACCGCGTGCTGGGGGATCCCGACCTGGCGGCCTCCCTGGCCCGCAAGAGCTTCGGCCTGGCCAACACCATGAACCGGGTGGCCATCCACCGCTGGTTCATGGACAAGGCCCTGGGCGTGCACCCCCAGGCCCATCTCCCGGAGTTCGCGTCGGCCACCTTCGAGGCCTGGGCGGAAAAGAGCGGGAAGATGGCCGCCGGACCCGGCGCGGAGGTGGTGCTCTTCCAGACCTGCTACATCCAGAACAACGATCCCCAGATCGGCAAGGACACCCTCGAGGTGCTCGAGAAGAACGGCTGCCAGGCCAAGTGCGTGGGCGGCCTGGTGTGCTGCGGCATGCCGGCCTGGGAGCACGGGGACCTCGCGAGCCTGCGCAGGCAGGCCAGGCAGAACCTGGACGTCCTCATGCCCCACGTGGAGGCCGGCTCCAAGGTGGTGGTGATCAACCCCACCTGCGCCATGATGCTGCGCCGGGAGTACCCCGAGCTCCTTGAGGGCGAGGACCGCGAGCGCGCGAAAAAGCTCGCGTCCGCCGTGCGCGACACCGGCGAATTCCTCTGGAGCATCCGCAACGAGGAGCGCGCCCGGTGGGAGTTCCTCTCCAGCCCGGGCCCCGTCTCCTACCATGCCCCGTGCCACCTGCGCGCCCAGTCCGTGGGCTTCAAGGGCCGCGACCTCCTCAAGAAGATCCCCGGCGTCTCCATCAACACCGTCATGGAGTGCTGCGGCCACGACGGCACCTACGCCATGAAGTCCGAGACCTTCGAGGACAGCCGGCGCATCGGGGCCAAGGCCTTCGCCGGCATGAAGGCCGACGCCGCGGCGGAGGTGTGGGCCACGGAGTGCCCCCTGGCCGGCATCCAGTTCGAGCAGCACGCGGGCCGCAAGGCCCTGCACCCCATGACCATCCTGGCGAGGGCCTACCGCAAGGACGGCTTCCCCAATCCCGTGGAGCCCCAATGA
- a CDS encoding DUF3501 family protein: protein MKRVTRDEILDYVTYTEGRDAIRASAMAAKDLRRVHAGRDLTFLFENRETVRYQIQEMVRAEHMVRESDIAHELETYNGLLGGPGDLGATLLIEIEDERERAELLRRWVDLPERISLLLEDGRKVPARWDASQISDGKLSSVQFLLFAVGDGARPKAVVVEHPDLAVRADFTEATRRALAADL from the coding sequence ATGAAGCGCGTCACCCGCGACGAGATCCTCGACTACGTCACCTACACCGAGGGGCGGGACGCCATCCGCGCCTCGGCCATGGCCGCCAAGGACCTCCGCCGCGTCCACGCCGGCCGCGACCTCACCTTCCTGTTCGAGAACCGGGAGACGGTGCGCTACCAGATCCAGGAGATGGTGCGGGCCGAGCACATGGTGCGCGAGTCCGACATCGCCCACGAGCTCGAGACCTACAACGGCCTCCTGGGCGGCCCCGGCGACCTGGGCGCCACGCTCCTCATCGAGATCGAGGACGAGCGGGAGCGCGCCGAGCTGCTGCGGCGCTGGGTGGACCTGCCCGAGCGCATCTCCCTCCTGCTGGAGGACGGCCGGAAGGTCCCCGCGCGCTGGGACGCCTCCCAGATCAGCGACGGGAAGCTCAGCTCGGTCCAGTTCCTCCTGTTCGCCGTGGGCGACGGGGCCCGCCCGAAGGCGGTGGTGGTGGAGCACCCGGACCTGGCGGTCCGGGCCGACTTCACCGAGGCCACGCGCCGGGCTCTGGCTGCGGATCTCTGA